CCTGCAGCACGACCGCCAGCTGATCGCCACGGCCCGCGAGATGCTGTCACCGATCACGCTGGCGGCCTTGCAGAAGCAGCTGCTGCGGCCCAGGCGCGGGCGCATCGGCCATGCCGTCGCCGATGCCCAGGCGCTGTGGCGCAGCGTGGCGGCCGACGACGACCTGCGCCTGCCCTGCCAGCGGGTGGGGATGGCGGTGAGCGTCTACGACGTGCAGCTGATTCTGCAGGAGCTGCTCGAGGCGCTGGATGCGGCCAGGCCGCAGCGACCGACCACCGGCAGGCGGGAGGCGATCGACGCGGGCCAGGCGGAATCAGGCTCGGCCAGGCGCCGCCCGGCAGCGGACGCGGGCGACGAGCCGGGCTGAGCCGGGCCGATGGCCGGCCCGGCCCGATCTCGGCTCAGCCGCCCTTCTTGCGGCCGCCGGTCTTGGCCGAGGGGCCCGGCCGCGGCCCGGCCGGGGCGGCCGGCGGCCGGGCGCCCGGCACGATGATCGGCGAGCTGACGCGCGGGCCGGCCTTGCGCGGCGCGCCGGTCTCACGCGGCGGCAAGCCGGTGTGCTGGGTCAGGATGCGGCCCTTGGGCGGCGCGGATCCACCGGCTCGGGCGGCCGGCTTGTTGGGCGCGGCCTTGACCCCCGTGGCGGTCGAGTTCTTGCGCCGCGCGCTCTCGTAGCTGCCGTCGGTGGCGGGCTGCCAGGTCGGGATCAGGTGCTGCTTGCCGTTGCCGATCAGGTCGGCGCGGCCCATCGCCTGCAGCGCCTCGCGCAGCAGCGGCCAGTTGTTGGCGTCGTGGTAGCGCAGGAAGGCCTTGTGCAGCCGGCGGCGCTTGTCGCCACGCACGATGTCGACCGTCTCGCTGCTGCGCGTGACCTTGCCGAGCGGGTTCTTGCCCGAGTGGTACATCGCGGTGGCGGTGGCCATCGGGCTCGGGTAGAAGGTCTGCACCTGGTCGGCCCGGAAGCCGTTGTGCTTGAGCCAGACCGCCAGGTTCATCATGTCCTCGTCGCGCGTGCCCGGGTGGGCGGCGATGAAGTACGGGATCAGGTACTGCTTCTTGCCGGCCTCGGCGCTGTACTTCTCGAACAGCTGCTTGAAGCGGTCGTAGCTGCCGATGCCGGGTTTCATCATCTTGGACAGCGGCCCGTCCTCGGTGTGTTCGGGCGCGATCTTCAGGTAGCCGCCGACGTGGTGCTGCACCAGCTCCTTGATGTACTCGGGCGAGCGGATCGCCAGGTCGTAGCGCAGCCCCGAGCCGATCAGGATCTTCTTGATGCCCTTGAGCTGGCGGGCGCGCTGGTACATGTGGATCAGCGCGTCGTGGTCGGTGTTGAGGTTCTGGCAGATGCCCGGGTAGACGCAGCTCGGCTTGCGGCACGCGGCCTCGATCTCCGGGCTCTTGCAGCCCAGGCGGTACATGTTGGCCGTCGGCCCGCCCAGGTCGGAGACCACGCCGGTGAAGCCTTTCACCTTGTCGCGGATGTCCTCGATCTCCTTGATGACCGAGTCCTCGCTGCGGCTCTGGATGATGCGGCCCTCGTGTTCGGTGATCGAGCAGAAGGTGCAGCCGCCGAAGCAGCCGCGCATGATGTTGACGCTGAAGCGGATCATCTCCCAGGCCGGGATCTTGGTCGCGCCGTCATGGCCGCCGTGTTCGTCGGCATAGGCCGGGTGCGGGCTGCGGGCGTACGGCAGGTCGAACACGTGGTCCATCTCGGGCGTGGACAGCGGGATCGGCGGCGGGTTGATCCAGACGTCGCGCGCGGTGTTGCCGTCGCCGTGGCGCTGCACCAGGGCGCGGGCGTTGCCGGGGTTGGTCTCGAGGTGCAGCACGCGGTTGGCGTGGGCGTACAGCACCGGGTCGCTGCGAACCTGCTCGTAGCTGGGCAGGCGGATCACGCTCTTGTCGCGCGGCGGCATCTTGATGCGGCCGGTGAGCTTGGGCGGGGCGACGAAGGTGATGGTCTTGTAGACCGATTCGGGGTCGGCGGCCGGGCCGGCTGCTGCCGGTGCGGCGGCGCCCTCCTCCTTCGAGCAGGTGCTGCCTTGCGCGGCCGCCTGTTCGGCGGTGGTCTGGTAGGGGTTGATGTGTTCGTCGACGCGACCGACCAGGTCGACCGAGCTGGAGTCGATCTCGAACCAGCCGGCGGCGTCCGGGTCGTCCGAGCGGCGCACGAAGGCGGTGCCGCGGATGTCGGTCATGCGGCGCACGTTCTCGCCCGCGGCCAGGCGGTGCGCCACCTCGATGATGGCGCGCTCGGCGTTGCCGTACAGCAGCAGGTCGCACTTGGCGTCGACCACCATCGAGCGGCGCACCTTGTCCTGCCAGTAGTCGTAATGCGCGATGCGGCGCAGCGAGGCCTCGATGCCGCCCATGATGATCGGCACTTCCGGGTAGGCCTCCTTGCAGCGCTGCGCGTAGACCAGCGAGGCGCGGTCCGGCCGCTTGCCGCCCAGGCCGCCCGGCGTGTAGGCGTCATCGCTGCGGATTTTTCGATCAGCCGTGTAGCGGTTGATCATCGAATCCATGTTGCCGGCGGCCACGCCGTAGAACAGGTTCGGTTTGCCGAGCGCCTTGAACGGGTCGGCGGTCTGCCAGTCGGGCTGGGCGATGATGCCGACGCGAAAACCCTGCGCCTCGAGCGTGCGGCCGATCACCGCCATGCCGAAGCTCGGGTGGTCGACGTAGGCGTCGCCGGTGACGATGACGATGTCGCAGCTGTCCCAGCCGAGGGCATCCATCTCGGCGCGGCTCATCGGCAGGAACGGCGCCGGCCCGAAGCGCTTGGCCCAGTGCGGGCGGTAGCCGGTCAGGGGCTTGTCGGCGCGGGGCACCGTGGGGGCAGCAGAGGCAACAGACGCAGCGGACACGGGCAAAACCAGTCGGACGAAGGGCCGCTATTGTCCGCGCTGGCCACTTCACGCGCCCGATGGCCTTGCAGAAGACCCGGAATCCGCAGGCCCGGCCGCGTTCGACGCGGCGCCGGTCTGCGCTCGGGTCGGATTCAGTGGAGTTCCGCCAGTTGCACGGCCGGGGTGGCGTACTCGCGCCCGACCATCGCCTGCGCCTGGTGGAAGTTGTGGCGGGCCCGGTCGCTGAGTTCGTCGACGCGGACACGGCCGTGGGCGTCACACGGAAAACTCAGGCCGCGGCCGCTGTGGAACAGCGACTGGAAGCGGATCTCGTAGCGGACATGGGCCGCGGTGCCGTCATGGGGAGTCATGTTGCGTACCTCCAAACCAACCATCGGGTGAACACACTGTGCGCCTGCGACGGCCGCCCGAAGCGGCAAAACGAAGTCGAAAGACAGGCCAGTTCGTGTCGGCTGCGAGCCAGTTTGCGTGCGCCGGACGGGCCGGCACATCCCCCGATCGAGGTAAGAGTCGGCCTCGGACTGCACGAAATTCCGACCTTGTTCACATCCGGCCGAAGACCGTTGCGACCCCGGTCCGGCAGGCCGTGATCGGGCCGCGTCAGCCGCGGTGATGGGTCACTTGGCGCCGACCAGCTCGGCCGCGATCGGCGGGCGGGTACCCGTGGCGGCCGGCTCGTCGTCATCGGCCCCCAGGAAACCGCCGCTCTGGTGCGCCCACAGCCGCGCGTACAGGCCGCCCATCGCCAGCAGGCTGCGGTGGTCGCCCTCCTCGACGATGCGGCCGCGGTCGAGCACGATCAGCCGGTCCATCGCCGCGATGGTCGACAGCCGGTGCGCGATCGCCACCACCGTCTTGCCCTCCATCAGCTGATACAGCGTGGTCTGGATGGCGGCCTCGACCTCGGAATCGAGCGCGCTGGTGGCCTCGTCGAGCAGCAGGATCGGCGCATCTTTCAGCATCACGCGGGCGATGGCGACGCGCTGGCGCTGCCCGCCCGAGAGCTTGACGCCGCGTTCGCCCACATGGGCGTCGTAGGCGGTGCGGCCCTTCGGATCGGTCAGCCCCTGCACGAACTCGTGCGCCTGGGCGCGTTTGGCGGCACTGATCATCTGCTCGTCGGTGGCGTCAGGACGGCCGTAGAGGATGTTGTCGCGCACCGAGCGGTGCAGCAGCGAGGTGTCCTGCGTCACCATGCCGACCTGCGCGCGCAGGCTGTCCTGCGTGACGTGCGCGATGTCCTGGCCGTCGATCAGCACCTGGCCCGAGCGCAGGTCGTAGAAGCGCAGCAGCAGGTTGACGATGGTCGACTTGCCGGCGCCCGAGCGCCCGACCAGGCCGATCTTCTCGCCCGGTCGGATGTGCAGGTTCAGACCCTCGACCACCGCCGCGCCGTTGCCGCCGTAGGCGAAATCGACGTTGTCGAAGCGGATCTCGCCGCGGCTGACCTGCAGCGGCTTCGCGTCGTCCCGGTCGGTCACGGCGTTCGGCCGCGACAGCGTCGCCAGCCCGTCCTGCACCGTGCCGATGTGCTCGAACAGCGACGCCACCTCCCACATCACCCAGTGCGAGATTCCGTTCAGGCGCAACGCCATCGCGGTGGCCGCGGCGACCGCGCCGATGCCGACCTGGCCCTGGCTCCACAGCCACAGCGCCGAACCCGCCGTGCCCAGGATGAACAGCATGCTCAGCGAGTGGATGCAGACCTCGAAACCGCTCACCAGCCGCATCTGTCCGTGCACCGTGCGCAGGAACTCCTGCATCGCCGAGCGCGCGTAACCGGCCTCGCGCTGGGCGTGCGAGAACAGCTTGACGGTGGTGATGTTGGTGTACGCGTCGGTGATGCGCCCGGTCATCAGCGAGCGCGCATCGGCCTGCGCCTTGGCCACCCGCGCCAGCCGCGGCACGAAGAAAACCACCACCACGATGTAGGCCGCCAGCCAGGCCGCGAACGGCAGCAGCATCCAGCGGTTGAAGTGGCCCACCACCGCGGTCATGGTGACGAAGTAGATGACCACGAACACCAGGATGTCGGTCACGATCAGGATCGCGTCGCGCACCGCCAGCGCCGACTGCATCACCTTGGCGGCCACCCGGCCGGCCAATTCGTCCTGATAGAACGACATGCTCTGCGCCAGCATCATGCGGTGGAAGTTCCAGCGCAGGCGCATCGGGAAGTTGCCCGACAGCGTCTGGTGCTTGAGCAGCGTCTGCAGCATCACGACCAGCGGGCTGGCCGCGATCACGCCCACCAGCAGCAGCAACTGCCCCCCCGCATCGCTCCAGATCCGCGCTGGCGGGATCTGGCCCAGCCAGTCGACCACCTCGCCGAGCATCGCGAACAGCAGTGCCTCGAACGCGCCGATCAGCGCGGTGCAGATCGTCATGCCCAGGATGTAGCGCCGCGTGCCTTCGCTGCAGGCCCAGATGAAGGCGAAGAACCGCGGCGGTGGCGGCGTCGGCCGGGTGACGGGATAGGGGTCGACCAGCCGCTCGAAAGCTGCAAACAAGCAAGATCTCCTGTGTGGCATCGGGGGTGCCGAAGCCGCCGTATTCTGTCAGCGAACGATTGGCGGCCGGCATGCCCCTGCTGGCCGCACACGCCCGGCGGCGGCATGTCGGCCCGTCGAATCTCCGGCATCATCGCCCGCTGATCCGCAAGACCCTGAGGCTCCTCCCCATGAAACGACTGCATTCATCCGTTCTGGCGCTCGCCCTGCTGGCCGCCGCCCCGGCCTTTGCCGGCAAGACGCTCGACACCATCAA
This portion of the Leptothrix cholodnii SP-6 genome encodes:
- a CDS encoding YgiQ family radical SAM protein, coding for MPRADKPLTGYRPHWAKRFGPAPFLPMSRAEMDALGWDSCDIVIVTGDAYVDHPSFGMAVIGRTLEAQGFRVGIIAQPDWQTADPFKALGKPNLFYGVAAGNMDSMINRYTADRKIRSDDAYTPGGLGGKRPDRASLVYAQRCKEAYPEVPIIMGGIEASLRRIAHYDYWQDKVRRSMVVDAKCDLLLYGNAERAIIEVAHRLAAGENVRRMTDIRGTAFVRRSDDPDAAGWFEIDSSSVDLVGRVDEHINPYQTTAEQAAAQGSTCSKEEGAAAPAAAGPAADPESVYKTITFVAPPKLTGRIKMPPRDKSVIRLPSYEQVRSDPVLYAHANRVLHLETNPGNARALVQRHGDGNTARDVWINPPPIPLSTPEMDHVFDLPYARSPHPAYADEHGGHDGATKIPAWEMIRFSVNIMRGCFGGCTFCSITEHEGRIIQSRSEDSVIKEIEDIRDKVKGFTGVVSDLGGPTANMYRLGCKSPEIEAACRKPSCVYPGICQNLNTDHDALIHMYQRARQLKGIKKILIGSGLRYDLAIRSPEYIKELVQHHVGGYLKIAPEHTEDGPLSKMMKPGIGSYDRFKQLFEKYSAEAGKKQYLIPYFIAAHPGTRDEDMMNLAVWLKHNGFRADQVQTFYPSPMATATAMYHSGKNPLGKVTRSSETVDIVRGDKRRRLHKAFLRYHDANNWPLLREALQAMGRADLIGNGKQHLIPTWQPATDGSYESARRKNSTATGVKAAPNKPAARAGGSAPPKGRILTQHTGLPPRETGAPRKAGPRVSSPIIVPGARPPAAPAGPRPGPSAKTGGRKKGG
- a CDS encoding ABC transporter ATP-binding protein, producing MFAAFERLVDPYPVTRPTPPPPRFFAFIWACSEGTRRYILGMTICTALIGAFEALLFAMLGEVVDWLGQIPPARIWSDAGGQLLLLVGVIAASPLVVMLQTLLKHQTLSGNFPMRLRWNFHRMMLAQSMSFYQDELAGRVAAKVMQSALAVRDAILIVTDILVFVVIYFVTMTAVVGHFNRWMLLPFAAWLAAYIVVVVFFVPRLARVAKAQADARSLMTGRITDAYTNITTVKLFSHAQREAGYARSAMQEFLRTVHGQMRLVSGFEVCIHSLSMLFILGTAGSALWLWSQGQVGIGAVAAATAMALRLNGISHWVMWEVASLFEHIGTVQDGLATLSRPNAVTDRDDAKPLQVSRGEIRFDNVDFAYGGNGAAVVEGLNLHIRPGEKIGLVGRSGAGKSTIVNLLLRFYDLRSGQVLIDGQDIAHVTQDSLRAQVGMVTQDTSLLHRSVRDNILYGRPDATDEQMISAAKRAQAHEFVQGLTDPKGRTAYDAHVGERGVKLSGGQRQRVAIARVMLKDAPILLLDEATSALDSEVEAAIQTTLYQLMEGKTVVAIAHRLSTIAAMDRLIVLDRGRIVEEGDHRSLLAMGGLYARLWAHQSGGFLGADDDEPAATGTRPPIAAELVGAK